From the genome of Desulfotignum phosphitoxidans DSM 13687, one region includes:
- a CDS encoding dipeptide ABC transporter ATP-binding protein, with protein MEHSSDKPVLEVKDLAISYQTRKQLVPAVRGVNFTVRQGQTVGVVGESGCGKSTIAFGILDFLGSNGKVVGGSIKFMGKEMVGTPKAELRKIRGNNISMVYQDPMQALNPSLTIGSQLTEVLTAHTDMREKEAWDRCIAMLERVYMPDAANVMNRYVHMISGGQQQRVVIAMALLNNPSLLIMDEPTTALDVTVEAAVLDLVEDLKKDFNTGIIFITHNLGVVAKVSERLCVMYAGEMVEQGPIEKLFANPAHPYTRGLLCCVPRLGDSLSNNRLWSIRGRVPDPAERDLDACIFAPRCDWRIEGRHLEDKSLTAHCTSRHPELVSISDDHVSRCFLGRETLKVPYDDYARGQRGAVVQIEGDDDFSSMDTLLNIRNMKLWYPEQNPSLKAILGLEKKSHVKAVDDVSLKVLKGTTLGIVGESGCGKSTLVKGIIGLEELTDGGVELMGIDLNLPAQKRDLSLIRELQMVFQNPDSTLNPSYTIGAQIGRPIQKFKTVPRKKVRKEVERLLRAVKLDAYYYERYPRQLSGGEKQRVGIARALASRPSLVICDEPVSALDVSVAAAVLNLLNEIKEDMGSTMIFIAHDLSVVRFISDFVAVMYLGEIVEFGPVASIYPPPYHPYSEALLSSVPIPDPTAKRQSIILSGDVPSPTNRPSGCCFHTRCPRKSVLPDNGKICEQEKPRFQRLPNGHKILCHIPADKLTELAMERGDQRMMLPTG; from the coding sequence GAACATTCATCAGACAAACCCGTATTGGAGGTCAAAGACCTGGCCATTTCCTATCAGACCCGAAAACAACTGGTTCCTGCGGTCAGGGGTGTCAATTTCACCGTCAGACAGGGACAGACTGTGGGAGTGGTGGGGGAATCCGGATGCGGCAAAAGCACCATCGCCTTCGGCATTCTCGACTTTTTAGGGTCCAACGGCAAAGTGGTGGGAGGCAGCATCAAATTCATGGGCAAAGAAATGGTAGGCACCCCCAAGGCGGAACTGCGCAAAATCCGGGGCAACAACATCTCCATGGTATACCAGGATCCCATGCAGGCGTTAAACCCGTCTTTGACCATCGGGTCCCAGCTGACGGAAGTGCTCACGGCCCACACGGACATGCGCGAAAAAGAGGCCTGGGACCGGTGTATCGCCATGCTGGAACGAGTCTATATGCCGGATGCCGCCAATGTGATGAACCGGTATGTCCATATGATCTCCGGGGGCCAGCAGCAGCGGGTGGTGATCGCCATGGCGTTGCTCAACAACCCGTCGCTGCTGATCATGGACGAACCCACCACGGCCCTGGACGTGACCGTGGAAGCCGCCGTCCTGGACCTGGTAGAGGACCTGAAAAAAGATTTTAACACCGGTATCATTTTTATCACCCACAACCTGGGCGTGGTGGCCAAGGTGAGTGAGCGGCTGTGCGTCATGTATGCCGGCGAAATGGTGGAACAGGGTCCCATTGAAAAGCTGTTTGCCAACCCGGCCCATCCCTACACCCGGGGGTTGTTGTGCTGCGTCCCCCGCTTAGGGGACAGCCTGTCCAACAACCGGTTGTGGTCCATCCGGGGGCGGGTCCCGGATCCGGCGGAAAGGGATCTGGATGCCTGTATTTTCGCTCCCCGGTGTGACTGGCGTATCGAAGGCCGGCACCTGGAGGACAAAAGCCTGACCGCCCACTGCACCTCCCGGCATCCGGAACTGGTCTCCATATCCGACGATCACGTGTCCCGGTGCTTTCTGGGCAGAGAAACCCTGAAAGTCCCTTATGACGACTATGCCCGGGGACAGCGCGGGGCCGTGGTTCAAATCGAAGGGGATGACGATTTTTCCTCCATGGACACGTTGCTCAACATTCGCAACATGAAGCTGTGGTATCCGGAACAGAACCCGTCTCTGAAGGCCATTCTGGGTCTGGAGAAAAAATCCCATGTCAAGGCCGTGGACGATGTGTCGCTGAAGGTTCTCAAAGGCACCACCCTGGGCATTGTGGGGGAATCCGGCTGCGGCAAGAGCACCCTGGTCAAGGGCATCATCGGCCTGGAGGAACTGACGGACGGCGGCGTGGAACTCATGGGCATCGATCTGAACCTGCCGGCCCAGAAACGGGATCTGTCATTGATCCGGGAACTGCAGATGGTGTTCCAGAACCCGGATTCCACCCTGAATCCCTCCTACACCATCGGGGCCCAGATCGGCCGGCCCATCCAGAAGTTCAAAACCGTGCCCCGGAAAAAAGTGCGCAAGGAAGTGGAACGGCTGTTGCGGGCCGTCAAACTGGATGCCTATTATTATGAGCGGTATCCCCGGCAGCTGTCCGGCGGGGAAAAACAGCGGGTCGGCATTGCCAGGGCCCTGGCCAGCCGGCCGTCTCTGGTCATCTGCGATGAACCCGTATCGGCCCTGGATGTGTCCGTGGCTGCGGCTGTTTTGAACCTGCTCAATGAAATCAAGGAAGACATGGGGTCCACCATGATCTTCATTGCCCATGATTTGAGCGTGGTGCGGTTTATTTCCGATTTTGTGGCCGTGATGTATCTGGGAGAAATCGTGGAGTTCGGGCCGGTGGCCTCCATTTATCCGCCCCCGTATCACCCGTATTCCGAAGCATTGCTGTCTTCGGTTCCCATTCCCGATCCCACAGCCAAGCGCCAGTCCATTATTTTGTCCGGAGATGTGCCCAGCCCCACCAACCGGCCGTCCGGCTGCTGTTTCCATACCCGGTGTCCCAGAAAATCGGTACTGCCGGACAACGGTAAAATCTGTGAACAGGAAAAGCCCCGGTTTCAAAGGCTGCCCAACGGGCACAAGATCCTGTGCCATATTCCGGCGGATAAGCTCACGGAACTGGCCATGGAACGGGGAGATCAACGCATGATGCTGCCCACGGGCTGA
- a CDS encoding pyridoxal-phosphate-dependent aminotransferase family protein, protein MNDLLQTIEPVTLMGPGPSCVDASVLAALSKPTLGHLDPYFIKIMDTIKQQLKTLLHTRNELTLPISGTGSAGMECCFVNLIEKNDPVLILINGVFGRRMQDVATRLGAKVDTLEFDWGTPVIVDVVQKELSKKSYKLVAVVHAETSTGVLNPVPGIGALLKDKDTLFLVDAVTSLGGMEILMDDWGIDVFYSGTQKCLSCPPGLSPVSFSPAAVAALQARKTKVPNWYLDLSLIMNYWEGATRAYHHTAPVNMLYGLYQALGLILDEGESHVFERHMAAHLQLVRELDLLGLRMQVDASCRLPMLNAVCIPEGVDDAEIRTRLLSEYKIEIGGGLGPLAGKIWRIGLMGHTARPENVDKLIQALAAVLPDRTGN, encoded by the coding sequence ATGAACGATCTGTTGCAAACCATTGAGCCGGTTACCCTCATGGGTCCCGGTCCGTCCTGTGTGGACGCTTCCGTGCTGGCGGCCCTTTCAAAACCCACTTTAGGGCACCTGGATCCGTATTTCATAAAAATCATGGATACCATCAAGCAGCAGCTCAAAACCCTGCTGCACACCCGAAACGAGCTGACCCTTCCCATTTCCGGAACCGGTTCCGCCGGCATGGAATGCTGTTTTGTGAACCTCATTGAAAAAAATGATCCAGTCCTGATCCTGATCAACGGGGTGTTCGGCCGGCGCATGCAGGATGTGGCCACCCGGCTGGGGGCAAAGGTGGATACCCTGGAATTTGACTGGGGTACCCCGGTGATTGTGGATGTGGTACAGAAAGAATTGTCGAAAAAATCCTACAAACTGGTGGCCGTGGTCCATGCGGAAACCTCCACCGGGGTGCTGAATCCGGTGCCCGGTATCGGGGCTCTGCTCAAAGACAAAGACACCCTGTTTCTGGTGGATGCCGTGACCAGTCTGGGCGGGATGGAAATTCTCATGGACGACTGGGGGATCGATGTGTTTTACAGCGGCACCCAGAAATGTCTGTCCTGTCCCCCGGGCCTGTCACCCGTGTCTTTTTCTCCGGCCGCTGTGGCAGCGCTCCAGGCCCGGAAAACCAAAGTTCCCAACTGGTACCTGGACTTAAGCCTGATCATGAACTACTGGGAAGGGGCCACCCGGGCCTATCACCATACTGCGCCGGTCAACATGCTGTACGGGCTTTACCAGGCCCTTGGTCTGATCCTTGATGAAGGGGAATCCCACGTGTTTGAACGGCACATGGCAGCCCACCTTCAACTGGTCCGGGAACTGGACCTTTTGGGCCTGCGTATGCAGGTGGATGCCTCCTGCCGCCTGCCCATGCTCAATGCCGTCTGTATCCCGGAAGGGGTGGATGATGCAGAAATCAGAACCCGGCTTCTCAGCGAATATAAAATCGAGATCGGGGGAGGATTAGGGCCTCTGGCCGGCAAAATCTGGCGCATCGGCCTGATGGGACACACGGCCCGGCCGGAAAATGTGGACAAACTGATACAGGCCCTGGCAGCGGTTCTGCCGGACCGCACCGGCAATTAA
- a CDS encoding MFS transporter — protein sequence MRYLILVSAVIMQMCLGATYSWSVYVQPLRDITGLAQGPVQGPFTVFYFVFPFTMMLAGGWLPRIGPRISAMAGGLLFGGGWILAGLGSHHFFFTILGIGGLAGIGAGMAYIVPIAVCIRWFPKSKGLVTGIAVAGFGGGAALVSQAGGFLITRLGYTPFQTFFVFGILFLCLVGVAGSVMRFPASETKPRSRSMLRPGQVLGHANFKLLYLAMFMGLAAGFAVNANLKEIFHNTGDTAQIGITAVSLFALANAAGRVIWGMIFDRISAASAIQANLICQALVLAATPLLAASVPGFWAFALFTGFNYGGVLVIYVSSAARSWGSEHVSRVYGWLFTANIPAALSPILAGFMFDRFHDFTPALGGLALLLAVTAVLIRYQTKRINDRITPISADCPCCPGG from the coding sequence ATGAGATATCTGATCCTTGTTTCTGCTGTGATCATGCAGATGTGCCTGGGCGCCACCTATTCCTGGAGCGTTTATGTCCAGCCCCTCAGAGATATCACCGGCCTGGCCCAGGGGCCGGTTCAGGGGCCGTTTACCGTGTTTTATTTTGTTTTTCCTTTCACCATGATGCTTGCCGGCGGATGGCTGCCGAGAATCGGTCCCCGCATCAGCGCCATGGCCGGGGGATTGCTGTTCGGCGGCGGCTGGATCCTGGCCGGACTGGGCAGTCATCACTTTTTTTTCACCATTCTGGGAATCGGCGGTCTGGCCGGCATTGGCGCCGGCATGGCCTATATCGTGCCCATTGCCGTGTGTATCCGGTGGTTTCCGAAATCCAAAGGCCTTGTCACCGGCATTGCCGTGGCCGGATTCGGAGGCGGGGCCGCGCTGGTGAGCCAGGCCGGCGGTTTTCTGATCACCCGTCTGGGGTATACCCCGTTTCAGACATTTTTTGTGTTCGGCATCCTGTTTTTATGTCTGGTGGGGGTGGCCGGCAGTGTGATGCGGTTTCCCGCATCTGAAACAAAACCCAGGTCCCGGTCAATGCTCCGGCCGGGGCAGGTGCTGGGGCATGCCAATTTCAAATTACTGTATCTGGCCATGTTCATGGGACTGGCTGCGGGATTTGCCGTGAACGCCAACCTCAAGGAAATTTTTCACAATACCGGCGATACGGCCCAGATCGGTATCACAGCCGTGTCGTTGTTTGCCCTGGCCAATGCCGCCGGCCGGGTAATCTGGGGGATGATTTTTGACCGGATTTCGGCTGCGTCCGCCATCCAGGCCAACCTGATCTGCCAGGCACTTGTGCTGGCAGCAACCCCGCTTCTGGCCGCATCGGTTCCCGGGTTCTGGGCGTTTGCCCTGTTCACGGGATTCAATTATGGCGGGGTTCTGGTGATTTATGTGTCCAGTGCGGCCAGAAGCTGGGGATCTGAGCATGTTTCCCGGGTTTACGGCTGGCTGTTCACCGCCAATATCCCGGCGGCATTGTCTCCGATCCTGGCCGGGTTTATGTTTGACAGGTTCCATGATTTCACCCCGGCCCTGGGCGGGCTGGCGCTGCTGCTGGCGGTCACGGCGGTTCTGATCCGGTACCAGACCAAACGGATCAATGACCGGATTACCCCTATTTCAGCTGACTGTCCTTGCTGCCCCGGCGGTTGA
- a CDS encoding DksA/TraR family C4-type zinc finger protein translates to MAVGWARDGAVQEQIDASVADAVKQARDRLGRGESRTHCDVCEEKIPEARRKALPGVRLCVHCQSEMEKNDSGVRLFNRRGSKDSQLK, encoded by the coding sequence ATGGCAGTCGGATGGGCAAGAGACGGGGCGGTTCAGGAACAGATCGATGCCAGTGTGGCGGATGCGGTCAAACAGGCCAGAGATCGGCTGGGCCGTGGTGAAAGCAGAACCCATTGCGACGTGTGCGAAGAGAAGATCCCCGAGGCCCGGAGAAAGGCCCTTCCCGGAGTCAGACTGTGTGTCCATTGTCAATCGGAAATGGAGAAAAACGACTCCGGGGTCCGTTTGTTCAACCGCCGGGGCAGCAAGGACAGTCAGCTGAAATAG
- a CDS encoding DNA-methyltransferase, with amino-acid sequence MKTVHSIHFADARRMTQLADNSIDLMVTSPPYPMIEMWDNLFQKLDSSVKKCLSRRDGPAAFEAMHRLLDPVWQESFRVLKPGGFACINIGDATRTIDDHFALYTNHARILSAATQIGFTSLPCIIWRKQTNAPNKFMGSGMLPAGAYVTLEHEYILILRKNGRREFKTAEDKQRRRESAIFWEERNHWFSDVWFDLKGTTQTLADARERKRSAAFPFELAYRLINMFSLLTDPVLDPFMGTGTTMAAAMAAGRCSVGYEADKNLIPAVHKTVRGVMLPTDQAAARRLIQHQTFVEQRLAADKPLKYINEPYGFPVVTNQERWLRLHVPADLIQADETRFQVTHDMAPMPFKYNLFDN; translated from the coding sequence ATGAAAACAGTCCATTCCATACATTTCGCAGATGCCCGCCGCATGACACAACTGGCAGACAACAGTATCGATCTGATGGTAACCTCCCCGCCTTATCCCATGATCGAGATGTGGGATAATCTGTTTCAAAAATTGGATTCCAGTGTCAAAAAATGTCTGTCCAGACGGGACGGCCCGGCCGCGTTCGAAGCCATGCACCGGCTCCTGGACCCGGTGTGGCAGGAAAGCTTCCGGGTGCTTAAGCCCGGCGGATTTGCCTGTATCAATATCGGAGATGCCACCCGGACCATTGACGACCATTTCGCCCTGTACACCAACCATGCAAGAATCCTGTCCGCCGCCACACAGATTGGATTCACCAGCCTGCCCTGCATCATCTGGCGCAAGCAGACCAATGCCCCCAACAAGTTCATGGGATCGGGCATGCTCCCGGCCGGGGCTTATGTCACCCTGGAACATGAATATATCCTGATTTTACGAAAAAACGGCAGGCGGGAATTCAAAACCGCAGAAGACAAACAGCGGCGCAGAGAAAGCGCGATTTTCTGGGAAGAGCGAAACCACTGGTTTTCCGATGTATGGTTTGACCTCAAAGGCACGACCCAGACCCTGGCCGATGCCCGGGAAAGAAAACGCAGCGCCGCCTTTCCCTTTGAGCTGGCATACCGCCTGATCAACATGTTTTCTCTCCTGACCGACCCGGTGCTGGACCCGTTCATGGGTACGGGGACCACCATGGCCGCTGCCATGGCCGCGGGCCGGTGCAGTGTGGGGTATGAAGCGGACAAAAACCTGATCCCCGCGGTTCACAAAACGGTCCGGGGTGTGATGCTGCCCACGGATCAGGCCGCAGCCAGGCGGCTGATTCAGCACCAGACCTTTGTGGAACAACGCTTGGCAGCGGACAAGCCGTTGAAATATATCAATGAACCCTATGGATTCCCCGTGGTTACCAACCAGGAGCGATGGTTACGCCTGCATGTGCCTGCCGATCTGATTCAAGCGGATGAAACCCGGTTTCAGGTCACCCACGATATGGCCCCAATGCCATTCAAATACAACCTTTTTGACAACTGA